From Corvus cornix cornix isolate S_Up_H32 chromosome 17, ASM73873v5, whole genome shotgun sequence, the proteins below share one genomic window:
- the TRIM32 gene encoding E3 ubiquitin-protein ligase TRIM32, with translation MAAAPHLNSDALREVLECPICMESFTEEHLRPKLLHCGHTICKQCLEKLLANSINGIRCPFCSKITRITSLAQLTDNLTVLKIIDTAGLGEVVGLLMCKVCGRRLPRHFCKSCSLVLCEPCKEASHMPQGHRVIAIKEAAEERRREFGTRLARLRELMGDLQKRKAALEDVSRDLQSRYKAVLQEYSKEERKIQEELARSRKFFTTSLSEVEKINNQVMEEQAYLLNLAEVQIMSRCDYFLAKIKQGDIALLEEAADEEEPELTNSLPRELTLQEVELLKVSHVGPLQIGQVVKKPRTVNVEESLMETAASSFVPFREPDLVQEEPSCTPHSSPAKPRMPEAATSIQQCSFIKKMGSKGSLPGMFNLPVSLHVTSQGEVLVADRGNFRIQVFTRKGFLKEIRRSPSGIDSFVLSFLGADLPNLTPLSVTMNCHGLIGVTDSYDNSVKVYTMDGHCVACHRSQLSKPWGITALPSGQFVVTDVEGGKLWCFTVDRGMGVVKYSCLCSAVRPKFVTCDAEGTIYFTQGLGLNLENRQYEHHLEGGFSIGSVGPDGQLGRQISHFFSENEDFRCIAGMCVDARGDLIVADSSRKEILHFPKGGGYNILIREGLTCPVGIAITPKGQLLVLDCWDHCIKIYSYHLRRYSTP, from the coding sequence ATGGCTGCCGCCCCTCATCTCAACTCGGACGCGCTCCGAGAGGTCCTGGAGTGCCCCATCTGCATGGAGTCCTTCACCGAGGAGCACCTGAGGCCCAAGCTCCTGCACTGTGGGCACACCATCTGCAAGCAGTGCCTGGAGAAGCTCCTGGCCAACAGCATCAACGGGATCCGGTGCCCCTTCTGCAGCAAGATCACGCGGATCACCAGCTTGGCCCAGCTCACCGACAACCTCACCGTGCTGAAGATCATCGACACAGCCGGCCTGGGGGAAGTGGTGGGACTTCTCATGTGCAAGGTCTGCGGGAGGAGGCTGCCAAGACACTTTTGCAAGAGCTGTAGCTTGGTTTTGTGTGAGCCATGCAAGGAGGCTTCGCACATGCCCCAAGGACACAGAGTCATTGCTATCAAAGAGGCTGCTGAGGAGCGTAGGAGGGAATTTGGGACCAGGCTTGCCAGGCTTCGAGAGCTCATGGGTGAtcttcagaaaaggaaagctgctcTAGAGGATGTTTCAAGAGACCTGCAATCCAGATACAAAGCGGTTCTGCAGGAGTACAGCAAAGAGGAGCGCAAGATCCAGGAAGAGCTGGCCAGGTCACGCAAGTTCTTCACCACCTCTTTGTCTGAAGTGGAGAAGATAAATAACCAGGTGATGGAGGAGCAAGCTTACCTACTGAACTTAGCAGAAGTGCAGATAATGTCTCGCTGTGACTATTTCCTTGCCAAAATAAAGCAGGGAGATATAGCTCtcctggaggaggcagcagatgAGGAAGAACCAGAACTGACAAACAGTCTCCCGAGGGAGCTGACTCTCCAAGAGGTGGAACTCCTTAAGGTGAGCCATGTGGGACCACTGCAGATCGGGCAGGTGGTGAAGAAACCCCGGACAGTTAACGTGGAGGAATCGCTCATGGAAACCGCAGCATCCTCCTTTGTACCATTTCGGGAGCCTGACTTGGTGCAGGAGGAGCCCAGCTGCACCCCCCATTCCTCGCCAGCCAAGCCAAGGATGCCTGAAGCAGCCACGAGCATCCAGCAGTGTTCCTTCATCAAGAAGATGGGCTCCAAGGGCAGCCTGCCAGGGATGTTCAACCTCCCCGTCAGCCTGCACGTCACCAGCCAAGGCGAGGTCCTCGTGGCAGACCGGGGCAACTTCCGAATCCAGGTTTTTACCCGCAAAGGCTTCCTGAAGGAGATCCGCCGGAGCCCCAGCGGCATCGACAGCTTCGTGCTGAGTTTCCTTGGAGCAGACTTGCCCAACTTGACCCCCCTTTCTGTCACCATGAACTGCCACGGGCTGATCGGTGTGACAGACAGCTACGACAACTCTGTCAAGGTGTACACCATGGATGGCCACTGCGTGGCGTGTCACCGGAGCCAGCTGAGCAAGCCCTGGGGCATCACCGCGCTGCCCTCGGGCCAGTTCGTTGTCACCGACGTGGAAGGGGGGAAGCTCTGGTGCTTCACTGTGGACCGTGGCATGGGGGTGGTGAAGTACAGCTGCCTGTGCAGTGCCGTGCGCCCCAAGTTTGTCACCTGCGACGCTGAAGGGACCATTTACTTCACTCAGGGGCTGGGGCTCAACCTGGAGAACCGGCAGTACGAGCACCACTTAGAAGGAGGCTTCTCCATCGGCTCCGTCGGCCCAGATGGGCAGCTGGGACGCCAGATCAGCCACTTCTTCTCCGAGAATGAGGATTTCAGGTGCATTGCTGGGATGTGCGTTGATGCCAGGGGAGACCTGATCGTTGCTGACAGCAGTCGCAAGGAAATCCTGCATTTTCCTAAAGGAGGCGGCTACAACATCTTAATCCGGGAGGGACTCACCTGCCCGGTGGGCATTGCCATTACTCCCAaagggcagctgctggtgctggacTGTTGGGATCATTGCATTAAGATCTACAGTTACCACCTGAGAAGATACTCCACCCCTTAA